In a genomic window of Bradyrhizobium sp. LLZ17:
- a CDS encoding PaaI family thioesterase, translating to MTALEKLKAMKMPFAELKGVEFVEAEKDRVVARMTVRPDLCTLHHTIHGGAVMALADSVGAAATVINLPEDAKGTTTLESKTNFIGGAKEGATIIATATPVHRGRRTQVWTTRLETEDGKLVAVVTQTQLVLV from the coding sequence ATGACGGCGCTCGAGAAACTTAAGGCGATGAAGATGCCGTTCGCCGAGCTCAAGGGCGTCGAGTTCGTCGAAGCCGAGAAGGATCGCGTAGTGGCGCGGATGACGGTCAGGCCCGATCTCTGCACCCTTCATCACACGATTCACGGCGGCGCAGTGATGGCCCTGGCCGATTCCGTCGGGGCGGCCGCGACCGTGATCAACCTGCCTGAGGACGCCAAGGGCACGACCACGCTGGAGAGCAAGACCAATTTCATTGGTGGGGCCAAGGAGGGAGCGACGATCATCGCGACCGCGACCCCGGTTCACCGGGGGAGGCGGACCCAAGTCTGGACCACGCGGCTCGAAACTGAGGATGGCAAGCTGGTGGCCGTGGTCACCCAGACCCAGCTTGTCCTCGTATGA
- the kynU gene encoding kynureninase has product MTKLRVYEDTKALFHLPDGVIYLDGNSLGALPLGVAERVSRVITAEWGDELIRAWNSAGWYVQPRQIGDRIARLIGAEAGSVMIGDTLSLKVYQALAAALDMKAERKIILSDTGNFPTDLYMAEGLIGTLGRGHQLRLVAPEEVEAALSEEIAVLYLTEVDYRTGRRHDMAKLTAKAHALGIVTVWDLAHSAGALPVDLAACGADFAAGCTYKYLNAGPGAPAFLYVAPHHAGSARAALSGWMGHAKPFAFDLAYAAAGGVERMRVGTPPVLAMAALEASLDIWDQIDIADVRARSLALGDLLITEVERRCPALKLVTPRAHAQRGSQVSFVFGGGYAAMQALIARGVIGDFRAPDIMRFGITPLYIGEGEIVRAAEIIEEVIAGEMWRRPEYQVVNAVT; this is encoded by the coding sequence ATGACCAAGCTTCGCGTCTACGAGGACACCAAGGCGCTGTTTCATCTGCCGGACGGCGTGATCTATCTCGACGGCAATTCGCTCGGTGCGCTGCCGCTGGGGGTTGCCGAGCGCGTCAGTCGCGTCATCACCGCGGAGTGGGGCGATGAACTGATCCGCGCCTGGAATAGTGCGGGCTGGTACGTGCAGCCGCGCCAAATCGGCGACCGCATTGCACGGCTGATCGGCGCGGAAGCCGGCTCGGTGATGATCGGCGATACGCTGTCGCTGAAGGTTTATCAGGCGCTCGCTGCTGCGCTCGACATGAAGGCGGAACGCAAGATCATCTTGTCGGACACAGGCAATTTCCCGACCGATCTCTACATGGCCGAAGGCCTGATCGGGACACTCGGACGCGGGCATCAATTGCGCCTGGTGGCGCCAGAAGAGGTCGAGGCCGCGCTGTCGGAGGAGATCGCGGTGCTCTACCTCACCGAGGTCGATTACCGCACCGGCCGCCGCCACGATATGGCGAAGCTGACGGCAAAAGCTCATGCGCTCGGCATCGTCACCGTCTGGGACCTCGCCCATTCGGCCGGCGCGCTGCCGGTCGATCTTGCAGCCTGCGGTGCCGATTTCGCCGCCGGTTGCACCTACAAATATCTCAATGCCGGTCCCGGCGCGCCGGCGTTTCTGTATGTCGCGCCACACCACGCTGGCTCCGCGCGCGCCGCGCTGTCCGGCTGGATGGGGCACGCGAAGCCGTTTGCGTTCGATCTGGCCTATGCCGCGGCCGGCGGTGTCGAGCGCATGCGCGTCGGTACGCCGCCGGTGCTGGCGATGGCGGCGCTGGAGGCCTCGCTCGATATCTGGGATCAAATTGATATCGCGGACGTACGCGCGCGTTCGCTCGCATTGGGTGATCTCCTGATTACCGAGGTCGAGCGCCGCTGCCCGGCCCTGAAGCTGGTGACGCCGCGCGCGCACGCGCAACGCGGCTCGCAAGTCTCCTTCGTCTTCGGCGGTGGTTACGCCGCCATGCAGGCCCTGATCGCCCGTGGCGTGATTGGCGATTTTCGCGCGCCCGACATCATGCGATTTGGCATCACGCCATTGTACATCGGCGAAGGCGAGATTGTACGGGCGGCGGAGATCATCGAAGAGGTGATTGCCGGTGAGATGTGGCGCCGGCCGGAATATCAGGTGGTCAACGCGGTGACGTAG
- the kynA gene encoding tryptophan 2,3-dioxygenase encodes MTSSGYDPSREGAETEFARRMSYGDYLALDAILGAQHPLSEAHDEMLFIIQHQTTELWMRLAIHELTAARRAISRDEVAPAMKMLARVSRIFEQLNGAWDVLRTMTPSEYTRFRSKLGQSSGFQSLQYRLIEYLLGNRNHAMLKPHAHDAEVMQLLEAELATPSLYDEVLRLADRNGLKMPAAVLARDIRETHSFNEGVLQAWHQVYEAPETHWMLYEVAEKLVDFEDYFRRWRFNHVTTVERVIGFKRGTGGTGGVSYLKRMLEIELFPELWRVRTIL; translated from the coding sequence ATGACGTCCAGCGGTTACGATCCCAGCAGAGAAGGTGCCGAGACCGAGTTCGCCCGGCGCATGTCCTATGGCGATTATCTCGCGCTGGATGCGATTCTCGGCGCGCAGCATCCGCTGTCCGAAGCTCACGACGAGATGCTGTTCATCATCCAGCATCAGACCACGGAGCTGTGGATGCGGCTCGCGATCCACGAGCTGACGGCTGCGCGCCGCGCGATCTCCCGGGACGAGGTCGCCCCCGCCATGAAGATGCTGGCGCGGGTGTCGCGCATCTTCGAGCAGCTTAACGGCGCATGGGACGTGCTGCGCACGATGACGCCAAGCGAATACACGCGCTTCCGTTCAAAGCTCGGCCAGTCCTCGGGCTTCCAGTCGCTCCAGTACCGCCTGATCGAATATCTGCTCGGCAATCGTAATCACGCGATGCTGAAGCCGCATGCGCATGATGCAGAGGTGATGCAACTGCTCGAAGCCGAGCTTGCGACGCCGAGCCTCTATGACGAGGTGCTGCGGCTTGCGGATCGCAACGGCCTCAAGATGCCGGCCGCGGTGCTGGCACGCGACATCCGCGAGACCCACAGCTTCAACGAGGGCGTGCTCCAGGCCTGGCACCAGGTCTACGAGGCACCCGAGACGCATTGGATGCTGTACGAGGTCGCGGAGAAGCTGGTCGATTTCGAGGATTACTTCCGGCGCTGGCGCTTCAATCACGTGACCACGGTCGAGCGGGTCATCGGCTTCAAGCGCGGCACTGGCGGCACTGGCGGCGTCAGTTATCTCAAGCGCATGCTGGAGATCGAACTGTTCCCCGAACTCTGGCGCGTTCGCACCATTCTCTAG
- a CDS encoding alpha/beta hydrolase, producing the protein MRDWDDAYANSAHIPGSEKLPALWAERAADYRAGLKGFRPDIAYGSRERQRLDLILPDGDSKGLIVFIHGGYWMRFDKSDWTDLAEGARHHGWTVALPSYTLTPAARISEITAEVTAAIAKAASVAAGPIRLAGHSAGGHLVTRMLCDDSGLDPAVYNRIAGTLSISGLHDLRPLLKTRMNETLRMTVEEATLESAALHQPRGHSPVTAWVGGCERPEFIRQSDLMANIWTGFDVPTRLVVDPGLNHFTVIDGLKDPSSSITARLIGLD; encoded by the coding sequence ATGCGCGATTGGGACGATGCTTACGCCAATTCGGCCCATATCCCGGGCTCCGAGAAGCTGCCGGCGCTGTGGGCGGAGCGGGCGGCCGATTACCGCGCCGGGTTGAAGGGCTTTCGTCCCGACATCGCCTACGGCTCCCGTGAACGCCAGCGCCTCGACCTCATCCTGCCCGACGGCGACAGCAAGGGCCTTATCGTCTTCATCCATGGTGGGTACTGGATGCGCTTCGACAAGTCGGACTGGACCGACCTTGCCGAGGGCGCGCGGCATCATGGCTGGACCGTGGCGCTGCCGAGCTACACGCTGACCCCGGCCGCCCGCATCTCCGAAATCACCGCCGAGGTCACCGCCGCAATCGCCAAGGCGGCTTCGGTTGCCGCCGGCCCCATCCGGCTTGCGGGCCATTCCGCCGGCGGTCATCTCGTCACGCGCATGCTGTGCGACGACAGCGGGCTCGACCCTGCCGTCTACAACCGCATTGCCGGCACGCTCTCGATCAGCGGGCTGCACGACTTGCGGCCGCTGCTCAAGACCAGGATGAACGAGACGCTGCGCATGACCGTGGAGGAAGCCACGCTCGAGAGCGCCGCGCTGCATCAGCCGCGTGGCCATTCCCCGGTCACCGCCTGGGTCGGCGGTTGCGAGCGGCCGGAGTTCATCCGGCAGTCCGATCTGATGGCCAATATCTGGACAGGTTTTGACGTGCCGACGCGGCTCGTCGTCGATCCCGGGCTCAACCATTTCACCGTGATCGATGGGTTGAAGGATCCCTCGTCGTCGATCACCGCGCGCCTGATCGGCCTCGACTGA
- a CDS encoding ArgE/DapE family deacylase, with product MNPDTQQRILDAVDAGFEAQLATTRDFVAIPSTRGAEGPCQDMIGDLLRERGYEVDDWHIHVDDLKDLRGFGPIEHDFSKARSVVGTYRPRSNGGKSLILQGHCDVVPAGPLELWETPPFSPVIKDSKMFGRGACDMKSGTIGALQRSMRSRPQVSKPTARIHFQSVIEEESTGVGALSTLQRGYRADACFIPEPTGGKMVRSQVGVIWFRLRVKGHPTHVAFAGSGSNAIMAAYHLVHALQKLEIEWNERAKADRYFKALNHPINFNPGIIKGGDWASSVPAWCDVDCRIAILPGWSVADHQKEILACVAAASRNHRFLANNPPEIEWSGFLSEGYELTDAAAPEAAFGKAFNKVYGGAVEDLVFTALTDTRFYGLNYGIPSLCFGASGGEMHGFNEYVELESLKKTTKAMALFIAEWCGVEQA from the coding sequence ATGAACCCCGATACGCAGCAGCGGATTCTCGACGCCGTCGATGCCGGCTTCGAAGCCCAGCTTGCGACCACACGTGATTTCGTCGCGATCCCTTCGACCCGCGGGGCCGAGGGACCGTGCCAGGACATGATCGGCGATCTCCTGCGCGAGCGCGGCTATGAGGTCGACGACTGGCACATCCATGTCGACGATCTCAAGGATTTGCGCGGGTTCGGACCGATCGAGCACGACTTCTCCAAAGCACGTTCGGTGGTCGGGACCTACCGTCCGCGGAGCAATGGCGGCAAGTCGCTGATCCTCCAGGGGCACTGCGACGTGGTTCCGGCCGGGCCGCTGGAATTGTGGGAGACGCCGCCCTTCTCGCCGGTCATCAAGGACAGCAAGATGTTCGGACGCGGCGCCTGTGACATGAAATCCGGCACGATCGGCGCGCTCCAGCGCTCGATGCGATCGAGGCCGCAGGTTTCCAAGCCGACGGCGCGAATTCACTTCCAATCCGTGATCGAGGAGGAGAGCACCGGGGTCGGTGCGCTCTCGACGCTTCAGCGCGGCTACCGGGCAGACGCCTGCTTTATCCCGGAGCCGACCGGCGGCAAGATGGTCCGCTCGCAGGTCGGCGTAATCTGGTTTCGCCTGCGTGTGAAGGGGCATCCGACCCATGTCGCCTTTGCCGGCTCGGGGTCGAATGCGATCATGGCGGCGTATCATCTCGTCCATGCCCTGCAAAAGCTCGAGATCGAGTGGAACGAGCGCGCGAAGGCCGATCGTTATTTCAAGGCGCTGAACCATCCCATCAACTTCAATCCCGGCATCATCAAGGGCGGCGACTGGGCGTCCAGCGTGCCGGCGTGGTGCGATGTCGACTGTCGTATCGCGATCCTGCCGGGCTGGTCGGTGGCCGATCACCAGAAGGAAATTCTGGCTTGCGTCGCCGCCGCCTCACGCAATCACCGCTTCCTCGCCAACAATCCGCCGGAGATCGAATGGTCGGGCTTCCTGTCGGAAGGTTATGAACTGACCGACGCGGCGGCGCCCGAAGCTGCATTTGGCAAGGCTTTCAACAAGGTCTATGGCGGCGCGGTCGAAGACCTGGTGTTCACTGCACTCACCGACACCCGCTTCTACGGCCTCAATTACGGCATCCCCAGCCTCTGCTTTGGCGCGAGCGGCGGCGAGATGCACGGCTTCAACGAATATGTCGAGCTGGAGTCGCTGAAGAAGACGACCAAGGCCATGGCGCTGTTCATCGCGGAGTGGTGCGGGGTGGAGCAGGCGTAG
- a CDS encoding pyridoxamine 5'-phosphate oxidase family protein produces MSQAETSNSYPTSARNQVKRLHDRGFYDHDTVHRILDSAMLCHVSYAIDGQPYCTPTFFWREGTRLYWHGSSASRMLRNQTKGERVCLTVAHLDSLVLARCGFNHSADYRAAMAFGTAYLVTDPEEKARAVIAMVDRFFPGRTASLRQSNSQEIKATSFIAMEIEEASAKIRAKGVADDDEDYALPIYAERIPVRSVLGAPEPCPRLLDGVTRPATLNSYSEGRLLEDALREAYFVEYPNG; encoded by the coding sequence GTGAGCCAAGCTGAGACCTCAAATTCCTATCCGACCTCCGCGCGCAACCAGGTCAAACGCCTTCACGATCGCGGCTTCTACGATCACGATACCGTTCATCGCATCCTGGATTCCGCAATGCTCTGCCACGTCTCCTATGCGATCGACGGACAGCCCTACTGCACACCGACGTTCTTCTGGCGCGAGGGAACAAGGCTGTATTGGCATGGGAGCAGCGCCAGCCGCATGCTGCGCAACCAGACCAAAGGCGAGCGGGTCTGCCTGACCGTCGCCCATCTCGACAGCCTCGTGCTGGCGCGCTGCGGCTTCAACCACTCCGCGGATTACCGCGCGGCGATGGCGTTCGGCACCGCCTATCTCGTCACCGACCCCGAGGAGAAAGCGCGCGCGGTAATCGCGATGGTCGACCGCTTCTTCCCAGGTCGCACCGCGAGCCTGCGCCAGAGCAACAGCCAGGAGATCAAGGCGACCTCCTTTATCGCGATGGAGATCGAGGAGGCCTCGGCAAAAATCCGCGCCAAGGGTGTTGCGGACGACGACGAAGATTACGCCTTGCCGATCTATGCCGAGCGCATTCCCGTGCGCAGTGTGCTCGGCGCGCCCGAACCGTGCCCGCGCCTGCTCGACGGTGTCACGCGACCGGCGACGTTGAATAGCTATTCGGAAGGCCGACTGCTCGAAGATGCATTGCGGGAGGCCTATTTTGTGGAGTACCCGAACGGTTGA
- a CDS encoding PLP-dependent aminotransferase family protein: MQKSPTNFGLSPAKAELPLDLTGPHITAAASAAHRLYQALCEMIVGGLVKPGEPLPPSRTLARQTGFRRNAVVTAYERLIADGLAEATVGSGTFVAARIPARAAPPKRSKAMIEAPQQGALSLGCTHIDQRAVQRFRAFVGRRMRAFGTEHLHYGDPRGSRELRAAIADHLLSARGLRCDPDQIMLTSGTLHTLRIVLGTILEANDQVWCEDPGYPIARRTIAQCGYRAVSVPVDAHGLHIAKGRTMAPSARAAYVTPSHQFPLGVQMSMPRRLELLDWAKRAGAFVFEDDYDSEFRYDGAPLMSLAGIDQLQRVIYMGTFAKTLFPGLRIGYCALPERIIADVAAARAALDRFPGTLMEGAVADMLNSGVFAANLKRVRKLYREARDALAETLEAASDGALSVPVPSQGLHLVARFDPSVAPAIAAEAKQAAGTEGWLLADTYARARPLPGFVLGFSGHAVPQLVACAARLARESRAALRGKGRSTRRA, translated from the coding sequence ATGCAAAAAAGTCCGACCAATTTTGGCCTCTCGCCGGCGAAGGCCGAGCTGCCCCTGGACCTCACCGGGCCTCACATCACCGCCGCGGCCTCCGCGGCGCACCGGCTCTACCAGGCCCTGTGCGAGATGATCGTTGGAGGTCTCGTCAAGCCCGGCGAGCCGCTGCCGCCGTCGCGAACGCTGGCAAGACAAACGGGCTTCCGGCGAAACGCCGTGGTCACGGCCTATGAGCGCCTGATCGCCGACGGCTTGGCCGAGGCGACGGTCGGCTCCGGCACCTTCGTCGCGGCGCGCATCCCGGCCCGCGCAGCCCCACCGAAAAGATCGAAGGCGATGATCGAAGCACCGCAACAGGGCGCGCTCTCGCTCGGCTGCACCCATATCGACCAGCGCGCGGTGCAGCGCTTTCGCGCCTTCGTCGGCCGGCGCATGCGCGCCTTTGGTACCGAGCATCTCCACTACGGCGATCCGCGCGGCAGCCGCGAGCTGCGTGCGGCGATCGCCGATCATTTGTTGTCGGCGCGGGGGCTACGCTGTGACCCCGACCAGATCATGCTGACCTCCGGCACGCTGCATACGCTCCGCATCGTGCTCGGCACCATTCTGGAGGCGAACGACCAGGTCTGGTGTGAGGACCCCGGCTATCCAATCGCGCGCAGGACCATCGCACAGTGCGGCTACCGCGCAGTCTCCGTTCCTGTCGACGCGCACGGGCTGCACATCGCGAAGGGACGCACGATGGCTCCCTCTGCGCGCGCGGCCTACGTGACGCCGTCGCACCAATTTCCACTGGGTGTGCAAATGTCGATGCCGCGGCGGCTCGAACTGCTGGACTGGGCGAAGCGGGCCGGAGCCTTCGTGTTCGAGGACGATTACGACAGCGAGTTCCGTTATGACGGTGCGCCGCTGATGTCGCTCGCCGGTATCGACCAGCTCCAGCGCGTGATCTACATGGGTACGTTCGCCAAAACGCTGTTTCCGGGCTTGCGCATCGGCTATTGCGCCCTCCCCGAGCGCATCATCGCGGATGTCGCCGCGGCTCGCGCGGCACTCGACCGCTTTCCCGGAACGCTGATGGAAGGCGCGGTGGCCGATATGCTGAATTCCGGCGTATTCGCGGCAAACCTGAAGCGCGTGCGAAAACTCTATCGTGAGGCGCGCGACGCGCTGGCCGAGACGCTCGAAGCCGCATCAGACGGGGCACTGTCGGTACCGGTGCCCTCGCAAGGCCTGCACCTGGTCGCGCGATTCGATCCGTCAGTTGCTCCTGCGATTGCGGCGGAGGCGAAACAGGCGGCGGGCACGGAAGGCTGGCTGCTCGCCGATACCTACGCGCGAGCGCGGCCCTTGCCGGGCTTCGTGCTTGGATTTTCCGGGCATGCGGTTCCGCAACTCGTCGCCTGCGCCGCGCGACTTGCGCGGGAATCGCGCGCTGCCCTGCGCGGCAAAGGCAGATCGACCCGGCGGGCGTGA
- a CDS encoding DUF6719 family protein, translating to MLLRVATSLPLLIALALATAARAGTVGREQDIVDLKLGQRVQVDDGTCPAGQVKEVRGAKMTNQGVSRTTSCVARFGPKSK from the coding sequence ATGCTGCTGCGCGTTGCGACTAGCCTCCCGCTCCTCATCGCCCTGGCGCTTGCGACCGCGGCGCGCGCGGGCACGGTCGGACGCGAACAGGATATCGTCGATCTCAAGCTCGGCCAGCGCGTGCAGGTGGATGACGGAACCTGCCCGGCCGGACAGGTCAAGGAAGTGCGCGGCGCGAAGATGACTAACCAAGGCGTCTCGCGGACCACCTCCTGCGTGGCGCGGTTCGGTCCCAAGTCGAAATGA
- a CDS encoding CreA family protein: protein MSSRFPALSSIRLKGFALFLLLLAVPAASASAADEPDLIFRRSTVFKWMSPNDKLATYGLDDPEVEGVACHFTVPEKGGFKGWLGLAEEVSDISLACRQIGPIKFKDKMEQGDDMFRERRSLFFKKMQIVRGCDAKRNVLVYMVYSDKLIEGSPKNSTSTVPIMPWGPADANVQKCGDFFTQ, encoded by the coding sequence ATGTCATCTCGTTTCCCCGCTCTTTCCAGCATCCGCTTGAAAGGTTTCGCTTTATTCCTTCTGCTGCTGGCCGTGCCAGCGGCGTCGGCATCCGCCGCCGATGAGCCGGATCTGATCTTCCGCCGCTCTACCGTGTTCAAATGGATGAGCCCAAACGACAAGCTCGCGACTTATGGCCTCGACGACCCCGAGGTCGAGGGCGTGGCCTGTCATTTCACCGTGCCGGAAAAGGGCGGCTTCAAGGGCTGGCTGGGCCTCGCTGAGGAGGTCTCGGACATCTCGCTGGCTTGCCGCCAAATCGGGCCCATCAAGTTCAAGGACAAGATGGAGCAGGGCGACGATATGTTCCGTGAACGCCGCTCGCTGTTCTTCAAGAAGATGCAAATCGTGCGCGGCTGCGATGCCAAACGCAACGTGCTGGTTTACATGGTCTATTCAGACAAGCTGATCGAGGGCTCGCCGAAGAACTCGACCTCGACGGTGCCGATCATGCCGTGGGGACCGGCTGATGCGAACGTCCAGAAGTGCGGCGATTTTTTCACTCAGTGA